Below is a genomic region from Castanea sativa cultivar Marrone di Chiusa Pesio chromosome 2, ASM4071231v1.
GATAAGGACTGTGAGAAGTGGATTGAAAGTGACAGAACTCTAGCTAGCAGGGAGAGGGAGTATGGTCCATGGATAAGAGCTCCGCCATCCCAATTGAGACAAAAACCAGTGGTGGTCGTGCTTGGTTTTTATGAGTTTAGGAAGAATGGAGGTTCATAATCTACAAGTCTGGTGACCAAGAAAGAAGCTTAGGCGTGGTGTGAGGTTAGGCCGGCTGGTGCTCAGACAACGGAAGAGTTGGAGAAGGAAACATCTGACATTGTGGAGGAAATCTTGGAAACAATTAATGCACCCATTATGTCCATTCCAAAAAAGGCTGAAGTTTTGAATGCAATGGATATCAGAAACAACAGATTTATTAGTGGAAATAAGGGAAATCCATTTGAAGACCAAATAAAAGAGATTGATAGGGAATTAAATAGCTTTGATATGTCTGAAAGTAATGCAAGGGGTGTGGCGGCCAACCAAAAGCAGGTACACATGGATATGTCTAACCTAAAATCAGCCCACAAGTTATCTACTATGTTTAAAACCAGGATGGAGGCAGGTGCTATTCACGTGGATAACTTAAACCTTATGTCATCTAAAATAAAACAAGCCTCCAAAACTGATTCACAAGGAGGAAAGAATGGTCGTGAGGGTAATGAAGGGcagttaagaaaaaaaacatggacATGAGTAGTTCGTGGAGTGTAGAATGATGGTAATCAGACTAAGGGAAAATATGTTTCTCTCTCCAAATGTGCTTTTATGGAGGTTGACACTAGTGATGtaccaaacaaaagaagattGGTTGCTCACAACAGTCAAAAAGCTTATTCAATGGTGGAGGCTGCTGGTCAGCCTCGCTAGGAGAGTGAATCTCCTATGTTGGAACTGTCGAGGGCTTGGGAACCTATCGATAGAGTAAGAGCTTGGGGATTTAATCCGAGCAAAAGATCCCTCAGTTGTGTTTTTAGCTGAAACATGGCTAGATAAAGCTAGGCTAGAAGATATTTGAGTTAGGTTGAATTTTGGGGGTATGATTGAAGTACGTAGAGATACGAGAGGAGGGGggattgtaattttttggaaGATGGATGTCGATTTTTCTCTTGGTACCCTCTCTCCAAACCACATAGATGGCATTTTGAATAAGGGAAAGGAGGATGAGTGGAGGTTCACGGGGTTTTATGGGGAGTTGGATACAAGAAATCACCACCTCTTGGTCCTGCCTGAGAAGATTAAGAAGCAGAAATACAATTCTTTGACTTTGTACAGGGGATTTCAATGAAATTACTCGAAGTTATGAGAAGCTAGGAGGAAGGCAAAGACCAGCTAGACAAATGGAGGAGTTTAGAGAGGTACTGGATGAGTGCGGATTTCATGACCTTGGCTTTGTAAGGGGGAAATTTACATGGTGTAATGGGCATCCAGATGGTTCTACAATATGGGAAAGGTTGGATAAAGCGGTTGCAGCAATGGAATGGCTTGACAAATTTCCTGCTACCAAAGTAATTCATTTGGAGTGTGGGTTGTCCGATCACAAACTAATTCTTATTTGCCTCAATGGTATTCCAAGAAGCAGGCATAAGCCATGGAGGTTTGAACATATGTGGTTGGTGGAGGAGGGTTGCAGAGATATGGTAGAATTAGCTTGGCTTTTTAATGTTTCGAGTGAAGCAATGACTCGGGTGGAAGGTAAGATCAGTCATTGTCAAACTAAACTCAAATGGTGGAGTAGGATGGAAATTGGGAACATCACCAATCTTTTGAAGGAAAAGAAGGCTGCTTTACGAAAGGCAGAAGAGGAGGCGATAGTAGGAATGTCCATAAACCGGGTGATTAGACTGAAAAAAGAGATAAATGATTTGttatcaaaagaagaaaaaatgtggAAACAAAGATCTAGAGCATTGTGGCTGCATGAAAGGGACAGAAATACACGATACTTCCATAGTAGAGCTACTCACAGATATCGGCGCAATAGAATTGAGGCATTGGAAAATTCTAGGGGTGAGAAATGTGTGGATGAGAATGGAATAACAAATATCTTGGTGgatttctatcaaaatttatttGCTTCATCCTCCCTAAACCGGATAGAGGAAGCTCTTGAAGCTACTCCTAGGGTAGTAACGGAAGAGATGAATCAAGCACTTGTTGCTCCTTTTGAGAAAGCTGAAGTGGATATTGCTCTATCTCAGATGGAAGCCCTTAAATCTCCAGGACCTAATGGCATGCCTCCATTATTTTTTCCAACATTTCTAGCCGGTCATTGGGGATGAAGTGGTTGATGTGGTCATTACTTGTCTCAACACGAGCTCCATCCCTTCCTCAATAAATCGGACCTACATTACTCTCATTCCACAGGTTAAAAGCCTGGTAAGAGTTTCTGAATATCATCCAATTGCATTGTGTAATATTCTTTATAAGCTTATTTCTAAAGTTATTGCAAATAGACTTAAGAATATTTTTACCCAGTATTATTTCAGTAACTCAAAGTGTCTTTCAAACTAGTAAAGCAATCTCTGATAACATATTGATTGCCTTTGAGACCTTACATCATATGAAGAATCAGAAATCCAAGAAATTGGGTTTTATGGCAATGAAGTTAGACATGAGTAAGATGTATGATCGAGTGGAATGGATTTTGGTGAAGATTATGGAgaaattgggtttttgtgaAAAGTGGGTTTCTCTTTTTTATGAGTGTATTAGCACCGTGTCTTATTCAATTTTGGTGAATGGAAAGCCTAGGGGGGATATTAGGCCATGAAGGGGAATAAGGAAAGGCGACTCATTGTCTCCCTACctctttttgttgtgtttaGAAGGATTGAATAGAATGCTTCAGCAGGCAGCCTCTAATGGTAGTATAAGGGGTTTTTCTTTGTGCAAAAGAGGTCCAAGAatctcacatttattttttgcagatgacagTTTGTTATTTTGTAGAGCTACTATGTCAGATTTACAAGCTGTCCAAGATATTTTGTCTTTGTATGAACAAGCTTTAGGCCAAAAGCTTAACCGGGAGAagacaaatatattttttagtaaagCAGTGAATGAAGAGACAAAGGCCTTAATCTCAAACTTCTTACAAGTTTCGGAAGTGAAAGAGTATGGGAAATATCTTGGCTTACTGGCTGGGGTTGGGAGGAATAAGAAGGCGAGCCTCAACTTCATAAAGGAAAGAGTATGGAGTATACTCCAAGAGTGGAAAGAGAAGTTATTGTCTCAAGTGGGGAGAGAGATTTTGCTTAAAGTGGTGATGCAAGCGATTCCTACATTTGCCATGGGTTGTTTTAAATTACCAGTTGGTCTTTGTGATGAAATTAAGGctttaatctgaaaatttttttgggggCAAAAGGGGGAGCAACGGAAAATCCATTGGAAAAAATGGGAGGTTCTTTGCAAGCCTAAATCAAAGGGAGAAATGGGGTTCAAAGATTTGGGGAGGTTTAATGATGCAATGTTGGCAAAATATGTTTGGAGGTTGCTGAAGGACCAATCCTCACTATtttatagggtttttttttttaaagcgaAGTACTTTCCTAGGGTGTCAATTTTCGAAGCATCAGCAGGTACGGGGTCTTATGCGTGGCAAAGCATCCTTAAATCGAGGAAGGTGATATCTCTGGGCATGAAATGGAAAATAGGCAATGGCAGAAGCATAGGCATCTATAAGGATAATTGGTTGCTTGGGAAGGGATCTGCCAAAATTTTTTCTCCATGTAGGCCAGAGTTGGATGGTGCTAAGGTTGCTGCTCTCATCAATCCGGCTACTCACTCTTGGGATCAGAACTTGGTATCAAAATTTCCTAGTTTTTGAGGTAGACTGGATCAAAGCCATTCCCCTATGTTGGACAGATCAATATGATCGCATTATATGGCCTGATAATCCAGATGGTGAGTACTCTATCAAAGCAGGTTATCAAAAACTTTGTGAGGAAGCAAATGTTAGTAATGCATCAAGTTCAGACCCGTCGCACCAAAAGTCCTTTTGGAAAAAGATTTGGAAGCTTCATGttcctaataaaataaaaaactttctttGGCGTATTTGTTCCAATGCATTACCCACAAAAGAGAATCTGAAGAAACGAAGAATAATTGAGGATGCAAGATGCAGTGCCTGCCTATCGGAACAAGAATCCACATTCCATTCTATTTGGGGTTGTGAGAAGATCAATCATGTGTGGGCTCCCTGTTTCAGTTGGGTCCGAACAGAGCATTCCCAAATTCAAGATTTGCAAGAGTTGATTAACTTGTTAGGACAGCGGGTTCAGAGGCTAGAGCTATTCGGTGTGGTGGTGTGGTTCATTTGGAATCATAGAAATAGACTGTGATTAAATGAGAAAGGTTTGCTGagtgacaaattttttgaagCTGTAAATATGTATCTCTCGGACTTTCAATCTAAATGTCCGTTGAACAAACTAAAGCAACCCAAGGAAAATGTTAAATGGCAACCACCAAAGGAAGGCATGTATAAAATGAACTATGATGGGGCTGTTTTCATCGACTTGGGGGAAGTGGGGATTGGGGTTATTGTTAGAGATGCAAGGGGGGAAGTGATTGTTGCTTTAGCTGAAAAAATTCTCTACCCGGGCTCCGTGGAAATGCTGGAGGCTTTAGCTGCGAGAAGAGCAGCAAAATTTGCTATGGAGTTGGGCTTATCTTCTAAAATACTAGAAGGCGATTCTGAGGTGGTGTGCAGGGCGTTGCGGGCTATAGATTGGGGCCACTCATCCATTGGAGAAATTGTAAAAGACAGTGTCTATTGTAGGTTCGCTTCGaaccttttctttctctcacactAGGTGACAGGGCAATTGTGCAGCTCATGTTTTGGCCAAGAGAgcaattgtttctttttctttattagtttGGATGGAGCATGTTCCACCAAATGTTGGtccatttgtaatttttgattTGTCATTTGCTTAATAAGACCTTCCAgacttgattctcaaaaaaaaaaaaaaaacattttg
It encodes:
- the LOC142624352 gene encoding uncharacterized protein LOC142624352; the encoded protein is MSDLQAVQDILSLYEQALGQKLNREKTNIFFSKAVNEETKALISNFLQVSEVKEYGKYLGLLAGVGRNKKASLNFIKERVWSILQEWKEKLLSQVGREILLKVVMQAIPTFAMGQSWMVLRLLLSSIRLLTLGIRTWYQNFLVFEVDWIKAIPLCWTDQYDRIIWPDNPDGEYSIKAGYQKLCEEANVSNASSSDPSHQKSFWKKIWKLHVPNKIKNFLWRICSNALPTKENLKKRRIIEDARCSACLSEQESTFHSIWGCEKINHVWAPCFSWVRTEHSQIQDLQELINLLGQRVQRLELFGVVVWFIWNHRNRL